Proteins from a genomic interval of Lycium ferocissimum isolate CSIRO_LF1 chromosome 2, AGI_CSIRO_Lferr_CH_V1, whole genome shotgun sequence:
- the LOC132043765 gene encoding ras-related protein RABA1d isoform X1, whose amino-acid sequence MAGYRAEDDYDYLFKVVLIGDSGVGKSNLLSRFTRNEFSLESKSTIGVEFATKSLTVDTKVIKAQIWDTAGQERNCNGCIALLCRYRAITSAYYRGAVGALLVYDVTRHSTFENVERWLKELRDHTDPNIVVMLVGNKSDLRHLVAVSTEDGKSFAEKESLYFMETSALEATNVDNAFAEVLTQIYHVMSRKAMENGENGNGNVPSHGEKIDVGKEVSDVKKSGCCST is encoded by the exons ATGGCTGGGTACAGAGCTGAAGATGACTATGACTACTTATTCAAGGTGGTATTGATTGGTGATTCAGGTGTTGGTAAGTCCAATTTGCTTTCAAGATTCACTAGAAATGAGTTTAGTCTTGAGTCCAAGTCAAcaattggtgttgaatttgcTACCAAAAGTTTAACTGTTGATACTAAAGTCATCAAGGCTCAAATTTGGGACACTGCTGGCCAAGAAAG AAATTGTAATGGCTGTATTGCTTTGTTGTGTAGGTACCGTGCCATCACCAGTGCCTACTACAGAGGTGCTGTAGGTGCTTTGCTTGTGTATGATGTCACTCGCCATTCCACATTTGAAAATGTTGAGAGGTGGCTTAAGGAGTTGAGAGATCATACAGACCCCAACATTGTTGTCATGCTTGTCGGAAACAAATCTGATCTGCGACATCTGGTGGCAGTGTCGACTGAGGACGGGAAATCCTTCGCGGAAAAGGAATCCCTCTACTTCATGGAAACTTCTGCCCTCGAAGCTACAAATGTCGATAATGCATTTGCTGAAGTTCTTACTCAAATCTACCATGTCATGAGCAGAAAGGCCATGGAAAATGGTGAGAATGGAAACGGAAACGTCCCTTCCCATGGAGAAAAGATTGATGTTGGTAAAGAAGTATCCGATGTCAAGAAATCTGGTTGCTGCTCAACCTAG
- the LOC132043765 gene encoding ras-related protein RABA1d isoform X2, translating into MAGYRAEDDYDYLFKVVLIGDSGVGKSNLLSRFTRNEFSLESKSTIGVEFATKSLTVDTKVIKAQIWDTAGQERYRAITSAYYRGAVGALLVYDVTRHSTFENVERWLKELRDHTDPNIVVMLVGNKSDLRHLVAVSTEDGKSFAEKESLYFMETSALEATNVDNAFAEVLTQIYHVMSRKAMENGENGNGNVPSHGEKIDVGKEVSDVKKSGCCST; encoded by the exons ATGGCTGGGTACAGAGCTGAAGATGACTATGACTACTTATTCAAGGTGGTATTGATTGGTGATTCAGGTGTTGGTAAGTCCAATTTGCTTTCAAGATTCACTAGAAATGAGTTTAGTCTTGAGTCCAAGTCAAcaattggtgttgaatttgcTACCAAAAGTTTAACTGTTGATACTAAAGTCATCAAGGCTCAAATTTGGGACACTGCTGGCCAAGAAAG GTACCGTGCCATCACCAGTGCCTACTACAGAGGTGCTGTAGGTGCTTTGCTTGTGTATGATGTCACTCGCCATTCCACATTTGAAAATGTTGAGAGGTGGCTTAAGGAGTTGAGAGATCATACAGACCCCAACATTGTTGTCATGCTTGTCGGAAACAAATCTGATCTGCGACATCTGGTGGCAGTGTCGACTGAGGACGGGAAATCCTTCGCGGAAAAGGAATCCCTCTACTTCATGGAAACTTCTGCCCTCGAAGCTACAAATGTCGATAATGCATTTGCTGAAGTTCTTACTCAAATCTACCATGTCATGAGCAGAAAGGCCATGGAAAATGGTGAGAATGGAAACGGAAACGTCCCTTCCCATGGAGAAAAGATTGATGTTGGTAAAGAAGTATCCGATGTCAAGAAATCTGGTTGCTGCTCAACCTAG
- the LOC132043773 gene encoding probable WRKY transcription factor 65 isoform X1: protein MDGRFNNFFVSEHEDSENSPENSSDSPRSGMFNDSKLITSTSSPKRSRRSIEKRVVSVPIKEVEGSKMKGEISMPPFDSWAWRKYGQKPIKGSPYPRGYYRCSSSKGCPARKQVERSRADPNMLVVTYSCEHNHPWPASRNNQHNHRTTTTPTCTNNNAKTKMKTIASLTASPATTTTTIIAASDIAVSELEQEKSTSEFANPSEPNDSDEKFANLGESSLISSNEFGWFSDLIECTSTTMLESPILTEVEVTDIDTASTLTMREEDDSLFADLGELPECSRVFGHGMMERDEERRRHSLTTWCGTTG, encoded by the exons ATGGATGGAAGATTCAATAACTTTTTTGTTTCGGAGCATGAAGATTCCGAGAATTCACCGGAAAACAGCTCCGATTCGCCACGTTCCGGCATGTTCAATGATAGCAAGTTGATAACTTCTACTTCGTCCCCTAAAAGAAG CAGAAGATCCATAGAAAAGAGAGTGGTGTCAGTGCcaattaaagaagttgaaggatcAAAGATGAAAGGTGAAATAAGCATGCCACCATTTGATTCTTGGGCATGGAGAAAATATGGACAAAAGCCCATCAAAGGTTCTCCCTATCCCAG GGGATATTATAGATGTAGTAGTTCAAAGGGATGTCCAGCAAGAAAACAAGTAGAAAGGAGCCGTGCGGACCCTAACATGTTGGTAGTGACGTATTCTTGTGAACATAACCATCCTTGGCCGGCTTCTAGAAATAATCAACACAACCATCGTACAACTACCACTCCAACGTGTACCAATAATAATGCAAAGACGAAGATGAAAACAATAGCATCATTAACAGCATCaccagcaacaacaacaacaacaataatagcagCTTCTGATATTGCGGTTTCAGAATTAGAGCAAGAAAAATCCACGAGCGAATTCGCCAACCCATCGGAGCCCAATGATTCAGACGAAAAGTTTGCCAATCTCGGTGAATCATCCCTAATTAGTAGCAATGAATTTGGATGGTTTTCGGATTTAATTGAGTGTACGTCTACTACCATGCTAGAAAGTCCAATTTTGACTGAAGTCGAAGTTACTGATATTGACACGGCATCGACGTTGACAATGCGAGAGGAAGATGATTCCCTTTTCGCCGATCTCGGAGAGTTGCCGGAATGTTCAAGGGTGTTTGGCCATGGAATGATGGAGAGAGACGAGGAACGCCGGCGACATAGCTTGACAACATGGTGTGGAACCACAGGCTGA
- the LOC132043773 gene encoding probable WRKY transcription factor 65 isoform X2: protein MDGRFNNFFVSEHEDSENSPENSSDSPRSGMFNDSKLITSTSSPKRRRSIEKRVVSVPIKEVEGSKMKGEISMPPFDSWAWRKYGQKPIKGSPYPRGYYRCSSSKGCPARKQVERSRADPNMLVVTYSCEHNHPWPASRNNQHNHRTTTTPTCTNNNAKTKMKTIASLTASPATTTTTIIAASDIAVSELEQEKSTSEFANPSEPNDSDEKFANLGESSLISSNEFGWFSDLIECTSTTMLESPILTEVEVTDIDTASTLTMREEDDSLFADLGELPECSRVFGHGMMERDEERRRHSLTTWCGTTG from the exons ATGGATGGAAGATTCAATAACTTTTTTGTTTCGGAGCATGAAGATTCCGAGAATTCACCGGAAAACAGCTCCGATTCGCCACGTTCCGGCATGTTCAATGATAGCAAGTTGATAACTTCTACTTCGTCCCCTAAAAGAAG AAGATCCATAGAAAAGAGAGTGGTGTCAGTGCcaattaaagaagttgaaggatcAAAGATGAAAGGTGAAATAAGCATGCCACCATTTGATTCTTGGGCATGGAGAAAATATGGACAAAAGCCCATCAAAGGTTCTCCCTATCCCAG GGGATATTATAGATGTAGTAGTTCAAAGGGATGTCCAGCAAGAAAACAAGTAGAAAGGAGCCGTGCGGACCCTAACATGTTGGTAGTGACGTATTCTTGTGAACATAACCATCCTTGGCCGGCTTCTAGAAATAATCAACACAACCATCGTACAACTACCACTCCAACGTGTACCAATAATAATGCAAAGACGAAGATGAAAACAATAGCATCATTAACAGCATCaccagcaacaacaacaacaacaataatagcagCTTCTGATATTGCGGTTTCAGAATTAGAGCAAGAAAAATCCACGAGCGAATTCGCCAACCCATCGGAGCCCAATGATTCAGACGAAAAGTTTGCCAATCTCGGTGAATCATCCCTAATTAGTAGCAATGAATTTGGATGGTTTTCGGATTTAATTGAGTGTACGTCTACTACCATGCTAGAAAGTCCAATTTTGACTGAAGTCGAAGTTACTGATATTGACACGGCATCGACGTTGACAATGCGAGAGGAAGATGATTCCCTTTTCGCCGATCTCGGAGAGTTGCCGGAATGTTCAAGGGTGTTTGGCCATGGAATGATGGAGAGAGACGAGGAACGCCGGCGACATAGCTTGACAACATGGTGTGGAACCACAGGCTGA